A window of the Bacteroides thetaiotaomicron VPI-5482 genome harbors these coding sequences:
- a CDS encoding transglycosylase domain-containing protein, translated as MIRKIINALWVLLAVALIAIVVVFVSISKGWIGYMPPVEELENPNYKFATEVFSEDGKVLGTFSMEKNNRVYSSYADLSPNIIHALIATEDVRFAEHSGIDAKALFRAIVKRGLLLQKSAGGGSTISQQLAKQLFTEKVASNTMQRLLQKPIEWVIAVKLERYYTKEEILTMYLNKFDFLNNAVGIKTAASTYFGCEPKDLKIEQAAMLVGMCQNPSRYNPVSRNPKIRENALGRRNVVLRQMEKAGYISDAECDSLQALPLKLAYTRVDHKEGLATYFREYLRGVMTAKKPVKSEYRGWQMQKYYEDSLSWETNPLYGWCAKNKKKDGSNYNIYTDGLKIYTTINSHMQQYAEDAIKEHLGDFLQPLFFKEKQGSKNAPYARALPQARVEELLTRAMKQTERYNVMKSAGASEQEIRKAFDTPQEMSVFTWAGEKDTIMTPMDSIRYYKHFLRTGFMSMDPMTGYVKAYVGGPNYTYFQYDMAMVGRRQVGSTIKPYLYTLAMENGFSPCDQVRHVEQTLITETGEAWTPRNANNKRYGEMVTLKWGLANSDNWISAYLMGKLNPYNLVRLIHSFGVRNKAIDPVVSLCLGPCEISVGEMVSAYTAFANKGIRVAPLFVTRIEDSDGNVLSTFAPQMEEVISVSSAYKMLVMLRSVINEGTGGRVRRYGITADMGGKTGTTNDNSDSWFMGFTPSLVSGCWVGGDERDIHFGTMTYGQGAAAALPIWATYMKKVYDDPTLGYSQTETFKLPEGFDPCAGSETPDGEVFEETGLDDLFN; from the coding sequence ATGATTCGAAAAATAATAAACGCTCTTTGGGTATTGTTGGCAGTTGCTTTAATAGCTATCGTAGTTGTTTTTGTGTCTATCTCTAAGGGCTGGATAGGCTATATGCCTCCTGTGGAAGAACTGGAAAATCCCAATTATAAATTTGCAACTGAGGTATTCTCGGAAGACGGGAAAGTACTGGGTACCTTCTCAATGGAAAAAAATAATCGTGTATACAGCAGCTATGCCGATCTTTCTCCCAACATCATTCATGCGCTGATTGCGACGGAGGATGTTCGCTTTGCCGAACATTCCGGTATTGATGCGAAGGCACTTTTCCGTGCCATCGTCAAGCGTGGATTATTGTTGCAGAAAAGTGCGGGTGGAGGTAGTACGATCTCACAACAGCTGGCAAAACAGTTGTTTACGGAAAAGGTGGCAAGCAATACTATGCAGCGTCTGTTGCAGAAACCGATCGAATGGGTGATTGCCGTAAAACTGGAACGTTACTATACGAAAGAAGAGATTCTGACAATGTATCTTAATAAGTTCGACTTCCTGAATAATGCTGTCGGTATAAAGACAGCCGCGTCTACTTATTTCGGCTGTGAACCCAAAGATTTGAAAATAGAGCAGGCAGCGATGTTGGTGGGAATGTGTCAGAATCCGTCCCGTTATAATCCGGTATCCCGAAATCCGAAAATCCGTGAGAATGCATTGGGACGTCGTAACGTCGTACTGCGTCAGATGGAAAAAGCCGGTTACATCTCGGATGCGGAATGTGATTCTTTGCAGGCACTTCCGCTGAAACTTGCATATACCCGTGTAGACCATAAAGAAGGTCTGGCAACCTATTTCCGCGAATATCTTCGTGGTGTGATGACTGCCAAGAAACCGGTTAAGAGCGAGTACCGCGGCTGGCAGATGCAGAAGTATTATGAAGATTCACTTTCATGGGAAACAAATCCGCTGTACGGCTGGTGCGCCAAAAATAAAAAGAAAGACGGCTCGAATTATAATATCTACACGGATGGTCTGAAGATTTATACCACCATCAATTCGCATATGCAGCAATACGCTGAGGATGCTATCAAAGAACATTTAGGCGACTTCTTGCAACCTCTGTTCTTTAAAGAAAAACAAGGAAGTAAGAACGCCCCGTATGCAAGGGCATTGCCGCAGGCGCGGGTGGAAGAATTGCTGACCAGAGCCATGAAACAAACCGAACGTTATAATGTAATGAAGTCAGCGGGTGCTTCTGAACAGGAGATTCGCAAAGCATTCGATACTCCTCAGGAAATGTCTGTTTTCACCTGGGCAGGTGAGAAGGATACGATTATGACTCCGATGGACTCTATTCGCTATTACAAACACTTCCTGCGTACAGGATTCATGTCGATGGACCCGATGACCGGATATGTGAAGGCGTATGTTGGAGGACCGAATTATACATATTTCCAATATGACATGGCAATGGTGGGACGCCGTCAGGTAGGTTCTACTATCAAGCCGTATCTGTATACACTGGCGATGGAGAACGGATTTTCACCTTGTGATCAGGTGCGTCATGTAGAACAAACGCTGATTACCGAAACAGGAGAGGCATGGACTCCCCGAAACGCCAATAATAAACGTTATGGTGAAATGGTGACTCTGAAATGGGGACTGGCCAATTCGGATAACTGGATTTCGGCTTACCTGATGGGTAAACTGAATCCTTATAACCTTGTAAGGCTGATTCATAGTTTTGGTGTACGAAACAAGGCGATCGACCCTGTTGTTTCACTTTGTTTGGGTCCCTGCGAAATTTCTGTCGGTGAAATGGTAAGCGCATATACAGCTTTTGCCAATAAGGGGATTCGGGTAGCTCCGTTATTCGTCACCCGCATTGAAGATAGTGACGGCAATGTGCTTTCTACGTTTGCACCGCAGATGGAAGAAGTTATCAGTGTTTCGAGCGCATACAAGATGTTGGTAATGCTTCGTTCCGTTATCAATGAAGGAACAGGCGGACGTGTTCGCCGTTACGGAATTACGGCCGATATGGGCGGTAAAACAGGTACGACCAATGATAACTCGGATAGCTGGTTTATGGGCTTTACTCCATCATTGGTGTCCGGTTGCTGGGTAGGAGGTGATGAACGTGACATCCACTTTGGTACAATGACTTATGGACAAGGGGCTGCCGCCGCATTGCCTATCTGGGCAACTTATATGAAGAAAGTCTACGATGACCCGACTTTGGGATACAGCCAGACGGAAACGTTTAAACTGCCCGAAGGTTTTGACCCTTGTGCCGGTTCGGAAACACCGGACGGAGAAGTCTTCGAAGAAACGGGACTGGACGATTTGTTTAATTAA
- a CDS encoding 2-amino-4-hydroxy-6-hydroxymethyldihydropteridine diphosphokinase: MHKCIICIGSNYNRKENLLLARRRLVDLFPTIRFTSEQETRPLFFRSPALFSNQVAMFFSEAEEERVRKELKAIEQSAGRRPEDKKEEKVSLDIDLLSFDDRVLKPEDLKREYVVKGLEELKYNQI; this comes from the coding sequence GTGCATAAATGTATCATTTGTATCGGAAGTAACTACAACCGGAAAGAGAATCTTCTTCTGGCTCGCAGGAGACTGGTGGATTTGTTTCCTACCATCCGCTTTACGTCTGAACAGGAGACACGCCCTTTGTTTTTCAGAAGTCCGGCATTGTTCTCCAATCAGGTGGCGATGTTCTTCTCGGAAGCGGAGGAGGAAAGAGTGCGCAAGGAGCTGAAAGCTATCGAGCAGTCCGCCGGGCGTCGTCCGGAGGATAAGAAGGAAGAAAAAGTCAGTCTGGATATTGATTTGCTCTCTTTCGATGACCGGGTGTTGAAGCCGGAAGACCTGAAAAGAGAGTATGTTGTGAAAGGATTAGAAGAATTAAAATACAATCAGATATGA
- the kdsB gene encoding 3-deoxy-manno-octulosonate cytidylyltransferase — MKFLGIIPARYASTRFPAKPLAMLGGKTVIQRVYEQVAGILDDAYVATDDERIEAAVKAFGGKVVMTSIDHKSGTDRCYEACTKIGGDFDVVVNIQGDEPFIQPSQLNAVKACFEDPTTQIATLVKPFTADEPFAVLENVNSPKVVLNKNWNALYFSRSIIPFQRNADKEDWLKGHTYYKHIGLYAYRTEVLKEITALPQSSLELAESLEQLRWLENGYKIKVGISDVETIGIDTPQDLKHAEEFLKNRS, encoded by the coding sequence ATGAAATTTCTGGGAATAATACCTGCCCGCTACGCATCCACCCGTTTCCCTGCGAAACCATTGGCTATGCTGGGGGGGAAGACGGTGATACAGCGTGTATACGAACAAGTAGCGGGCATCTTGGATGATGCTTATGTGGCTACCGATGACGAACGTATTGAAGCTGCCGTAAAAGCATTCGGAGGAAAAGTTGTCATGACTTCCATTGATCATAAAAGTGGTACCGACCGCTGCTATGAGGCGTGCACAAAGATCGGGGGCGACTTTGATGTGGTAGTCAATATACAGGGGGACGAACCTTTCATCCAGCCTTCCCAGCTGAATGCTGTAAAGGCTTGTTTCGAAGACCCTACCACGCAGATTGCTACGTTGGTGAAGCCTTTCACAGCCGATGAACCGTTTGCCGTACTGGAGAATGTCAACTCCCCGAAAGTGGTGCTCAACAAGAATTGGAACGCACTTTATTTCAGCCGTTCCATCATACCTTTTCAGCGCAATGCCGATAAGGAAGACTGGCTGAAGGGACATACCTATTACAAACATATCGGTCTGTACGCTTATCGCACGGAAGTATTGAAGGAGATCACCGCTCTACCGCAATCCTCTCTGGAGTTGGCAGAATCACTCGAACAGTTGCGCTGGCTGGAGAATGGATATAAAATAAAGGTAGGCATCAGTGACGTGGAAACGATCGGTATCGACACACCGCAGGATCTGAAACATGCAGAAGAATTTTTGAAGAACAGAAGCTGA
- a CDS encoding M16 family metallopeptidase, protein MDRTIQPEIQALKNFHILSPVRTTLPNGVPLTVVNAGEQEVVRMDILFAGGRWQQSQKLQALFTNRMLREGTQKYTAATIAEKLDYYGSWLELSSSSEYAYITVYSLNKYLAKTLEVVESMIKEPVFPEKELHTILDTNIQQYLVNTSKVDFLAHRGLLQALYGTQHPCGQIVVEEDYHAITPEVLRDFYGRHYHSGNCSIFLSGKVTEDIIRRVTGAFGTPFGQYQLKASKPIFSFVAVPEKRIFIEREDALQSAVKMGCTTITRQNPDYLKLRVLMTLFGGYFGSRLMSNIREEKGYTYGISAGIMFYPDSGLLGISTETDNEYVEPLIQEVYNEIDKLHREPVPMEELTMVRNYMLGEMCRSYESPFSLADAWIFIATSGLDDQYFSRSLQAVNEVTPQEIQELAQRYLCKETLKEVIAGKKLS, encoded by the coding sequence ATGGATCGTACGATACAACCTGAAATACAAGCCCTGAAAAATTTCCATATCCTTTCTCCCGTCCGGACTACTTTGCCGAACGGTGTCCCGTTGACGGTTGTCAATGCCGGTGAACAGGAGGTGGTCCGTATGGATATTCTTTTTGCCGGAGGGCGCTGGCAACAGTCGCAGAAGTTGCAGGCGCTGTTTACAAACCGGATGCTACGCGAAGGCACGCAGAAGTATACGGCGGCAACCATTGCAGAGAAACTGGATTATTATGGTTCATGGCTCGAACTGTCCAGTTCGTCGGAGTATGCTTATATCACTGTCTACTCGTTGAACAAGTATCTGGCAAAAACGCTGGAAGTCGTGGAATCCATGATTAAGGAACCTGTGTTTCCGGAGAAAGAACTGCATACCATCCTGGATACGAATATCCAGCAATATCTGGTCAATACTTCTAAAGTAGACTTCCTTGCACACCGTGGCCTGTTACAGGCGCTTTACGGGACACAGCATCCATGCGGGCAAATTGTAGTGGAGGAGGATTATCATGCCATTACACCGGAAGTACTCCGTGATTTCTACGGACGGCATTATCATTCGGGCAACTGTTCCATTTTCCTGTCGGGTAAGGTGACGGAAGATATCATTCGCCGGGTGACCGGTGCTTTCGGGACTCCTTTCGGACAATATCAGCTGAAAGCATCAAAACCGATATTTTCATTCGTTGCCGTTCCCGAAAAACGAATATTCATAGAGCGTGAAGACGCTTTGCAAAGTGCGGTGAAGATGGGATGTACCACCATTACCCGTCAGAATCCTGACTATCTGAAATTACGCGTACTGATGACGCTGTTCGGAGGATACTTTGGCAGCCGTCTGATGTCTAATATCCGTGAAGAGAAAGGATATACTTATGGGATTTCTGCCGGAATTATGTTCTATCCGGATAGCGGTTTGCTGGGAATCTCGACCGAAACGGATAATGAATACGTGGAACCGCTGATACAGGAAGTATATAATGAGATAGACAAACTACACCGGGAGCCTGTTCCTATGGAAGAACTGACGATGGTGCGCAACTATATGCTGGGCGAAATGTGCCGGAGCTATGAATCGCCTTTCTCGCTGGCGGATGCGTGGATTTTTATTGCTACTTCGGGGCTGGATGACCAGTATTTCTCCCGTTCTTTGCAGGCTGTAAATGAGGTGACACCTCAGGAAATACAGGAATTGGCACAGCGCTATTTGTGCAAAGAGACATTAAAAGAGGTCATTGCTGGTAAAAAGTTGTCATAA
- a CDS encoding phosphatidylinositol-4-phosphate 5-kinase, with product MRKYLYTTLFLTLLAQGGVMAQDNNTSKGGFFGKLKDTFSTEIKIGNYTFKDGSVYTGEMKGRKPNGKGKTVFKNGDVYEGEYIKGKREGYGIYSFPDGEKYEGQWFQDQQHGKGIYYFMNNNRYDGMWFQDYQHGAGTMYYHNGDLYVGNWANDKREGEGTYTWANGAKYSGHWKNDKKNGKGTMNWDDGCKYDGDWKDDVRHGKGVFEYTNGDKYDGDWADDIQHGKGTYFFHTGDRYEGSYLLGERTGEGVYYHANGDKYVGNFKDGMQDGKGTFTWANGAVYEGDWKNNKREGKGIYKWSNGDVYEGDWKNNRPHGQGSLKTVAGMQYKGGFVDGLEDGQGVQIDKDGNRFEGFFKQGKKDGPFVETDKDGKVIKKGTYKMGRLL from the coding sequence ATGAGGAAATATCTATATACTACACTTTTTTTGACTCTTCTTGCACAGGGAGGAGTGATGGCACAAGATAACAATACCAGCAAAGGTGGGTTCTTCGGAAAGTTGAAAGACACATTCTCTACAGAAATAAAAATCGGAAATTATACTTTCAAAGATGGTAGCGTCTATACAGGAGAGATGAAAGGACGCAAACCGAACGGAAAAGGGAAAACGGTCTTTAAAAATGGGGATGTCTACGAAGGGGAATATATCAAAGGAAAACGTGAAGGCTACGGAATCTATTCTTTTCCGGATGGAGAGAAGTACGAAGGTCAGTGGTTCCAGGATCAGCAACACGGAAAAGGAATCTATTATTTTATGAATAATAACCGTTATGACGGAATGTGGTTCCAGGATTATCAGCATGGTGCCGGAACGATGTATTATCATAATGGCGACTTATACGTGGGCAACTGGGCGAACGACAAGCGTGAAGGCGAAGGTACTTATACGTGGGCGAACGGTGCTAAATACAGCGGTCACTGGAAGAATGACAAGAAGAACGGCAAAGGTACCATGAACTGGGACGATGGCTGCAAGTACGACGGTGACTGGAAAGATGATGTACGTCACGGAAAAGGCGTATTCGAATATACCAACGGAGACAAGTATGACGGTGACTGGGCAGATGATATCCAGCATGGAAAAGGTACTTATTTTTTCCATACGGGAGATCGCTACGAAGGTTCTTATCTTTTGGGAGAACGTACCGGAGAAGGCGTTTACTATCATGCCAATGGAGATAAATATGTAGGAAATTTCAAAGACGGTATGCAGGATGGAAAAGGTACCTTCACGTGGGCAAACGGTGCTGTGTATGAAGGTGACTGGAAAAACAATAAACGCGAAGGCAAAGGTATCTATAAATGGAGTAACGGGGATGTTTACGAAGGAGACTGGAAAAATAATCGTCCTCACGGTCAGGGCTCTCTGAAAACCGTTGCCGGTATGCAATATAAAGGTGGTTTCGTAGACGGACTGGAAGACGGACAAGGCGTTCAGATCGACAAAGACGGTAACCGCTTCGAAGGCTTCTTCAAACAAGGAAAGAAAGATGGCCCTTTTGTGGAAACAGATAAAGACGGAAAGGTGATCAAAAAAGGAACCTATAAAATGGGAAGACTTCTTTAA
- a CDS encoding ribose-phosphate pyrophosphokinase, translating to MSEKAPFMVFSGTNSRYLAEKICASLNCPLGNMNITHFADGEFAVSYEESIRGAHVFLVQSTFPNSDNLMELLLMIDAAKRASAKSVVAVIPYFGWARQDRKDKPRVSIGAKLVADLLSVAGIDRLITMDLHADQIQGFFNIPVDHLYASAVFLPYIQSLKLEDLVIATPDVGGSKRASTFSKYLGVPLVLCNKSREKANEVASMQIIGDVKDKNVVLIDDIVDTAGTITKAANIMMEAGAKSVRAIASHCVMSDPASFRVQESGLTEMVFTDSIPYAKKCAKVKQLSIADMFAETIKRVMNNESISSQYII from the coding sequence ATGAGCGAAAAAGCACCCTTTATGGTATTCTCGGGAACTAACTCGAGATATCTTGCAGAGAAAATCTGCGCAAGTCTCAATTGTCCTCTGGGAAACATGAACATCACCCACTTTGCAGATGGTGAGTTTGCCGTTTCTTACGAAGAATCAATTCGTGGCGCACATGTATTCCTTGTGCAGTCTACTTTCCCTAACTCAGACAACTTAATGGAACTTCTCCTGATGATCGACGCCGCCAAACGTGCATCTGCAAAGAGCGTCGTAGCTGTTATCCCCTATTTCGGATGGGCACGTCAGGACAGAAAAGACAAACCTCGTGTATCTATCGGAGCTAAATTGGTAGCCGACCTGCTTTCAGTAGCAGGTATCGACCGACTGATTACCATGGATTTGCATGCAGACCAGATTCAGGGATTCTTCAATATCCCCGTAGATCACCTGTATGCATCAGCCGTATTCCTCCCCTATATCCAGTCATTGAAACTGGAAGACCTGGTGATTGCTACACCGGACGTAGGTGGTTCAAAACGCGCCAGCACTTTCTCCAAATACCTTGGTGTACCTTTGGTACTCTGCAACAAGTCACGTGAAAAAGCCAATGAAGTAGCTTCCATGCAAATCATCGGTGATGTGAAAGACAAAAACGTAGTATTGATCGATGACATCGTAGATACAGCAGGCACCATCACCAAAGCTGCCAATATCATGATGGAAGCCGGAGCCAAATCCGTACGCGCTATTGCCAGCCACTGTGTAATGTCTGACCCTGCTTCTTTCCGTGTGCAGGAATCCGGATTGACTGAAATGGTATTTACAGACAGTATCCCTTACGCTAAGAAATGCGCGAAAGTGAAACAACTGAGCATCGCTGATATGTTTGCAGAAACAATCAAGCGGGTAATGAATAACGAGTCCATCAGTTCACAATATATCATCTAA